Below is a genomic region from Deltaproteobacteria bacterium.
TCCTGCTCCACAAGATCCGTAGAGAAAATCGACTGTCATGTTTTCTATGACAAATCTAGACCCCTTAAGCTCCGCCTTCGAGCGAATGATCGACTTAGCCTTCTCAACTTACTCTTCGGGGAAGAATGGTTTGGTTTTTTGGCGGGGGATAAAAGAAAATTACAGCACGGAACCGATTGAATCGGCTCATTGGTTATCCCCTGTGCCTAAAAAATCAGAAGAGGGTGAATGGAATCCCGACGGTAGTGCCAATCCGTTGCATTTCTACAATCAGCTCTGGCGAATTCCTGCAGAGAAATCTCTCAGTGAGCGGTCCGTCATGCAGATCGCCTTGAATATTGGACAAGGGCTCGCCTCGGGATCGGTCAACAAAAGATGGTCGCTTCGGGATTTTGTTTTGTTCGACCAGTTGTCCACAGGGGAATTTTAACTGTTCTCTTGATTCTGGGGACACGATATTAATTAGGAGTTAGGTGTTGTGTCCCCGGAATCTAGAGAGTCTTTACATAATCCCGTTTTTTGTATCTTGCGTTATACTAATGTAGCGCGAACAAGCGCAAATGGGGCTACTATGAATCCCGCAAGAAAAATGGAGAAGATTGCCTCGTGACGTGCGTTTCTAACTCGCTTCCTTTGTGTTGCCTGCTAGACTTGGGGTCCATCACTCATCCACCCTACAAAACCACCCGCCAACTGTCCATTCTCGAATCTAAATTCAATTGTCACATTCAAGGCTTCCTCACCCCCAACACCACTAGGATACAGGAAAGTCGCCCGTCGACTTTTGACCGAAAATAGTTCAAAAACCGGACGCGAGTGTCCGGAAATCAGATATTCAGACCCCTTGTAACGTCCTCATCATCAGCTCCACCTGGCATGACAATTGCTCTAACCCATACTACATGAGTGAGTTCCACAGAAAACTAGCTTGAAAAGTTCACCTCAATGGTGTACTAATGGGAGGGATTCATGATAACGCAGGTCGCGCTTTCGCGGCAGGTAGAGAAGGATCTAGAGAGAGTTCCGGCGCATATTAAGGTCAAACTCCTCTCTTGGGTCGAGGCCGTAGAAAACGATGGCCTGGAAAAAGTCAGAAAGATCCCGAGTTATCACGATGAACCCTTGAAAGGGTCTCGAATCGGGCAAAGGTCGATCCGGTTGAGCCTGAGCTATCGGGCGATTTACGAGGTTCGATCGGAGGGGCCTCCACGGATTATCGAGATTCAGGAGGTAACGAAGCATGACTACTAAAGCGAGAAAGTTTCTGGAATCAAAAGTCGGCCCCTTAACCTTGGGAAAACTCCTCATGTCGATTCGCCTGGGTGACGAGATGAGCCAGACTGAATTTGCCGAGAAACTCCGGATCTCCAAGTCCCACCTCTGCGACATTGAACAAGACCGCAAGAGCATCAGTCCCGAACGCGCTGCCCGCTTTGCCCGCCTCTTGGGATATTCCGAGGAACAGTTTGTCCGATTGACGCTTCAAGGGATGTTAGATGATGCAAAAATACCGATGACAGTTAGCGTGAAGGCGGCGTGAGGCCGGGCCTATAGCGACTCCGGCTATCCACATTTGAGAATTTGTTATCCAAAGTAAATTATGTTACCAATCCATCGCGTGAACTGGGAAGATTTTATTAAGGAACTGAAATGCTTAGCGGGAAAGATCGAGGAAGCACCCGATCTGATCGTCGGTATTTCTAGAGGAGGCTTGGTCCCCGCGAGGCTCTTGGCAACGTATCTCAAGGTCAAAGACCTGCACTGTTTATCTGTTCGAAAAATTGGGGGTGAGAGGAAAGTTGTTACCGAGATAACGGATGACATCCGTGGAAAGAGGATTCTTTTAGTGGAGGATATGCTGGAGACCGGAAAAAGCCTTATTGTGGCTAAGAAGCATCTTGAATCAAAAGCGGCTCTTGTGAAGACCGCATGTCTCTACACAATGCCAGTTTCTGAGATAGAACCTGATTTTTTTCTGAGACAAGTAAAAGAGATAGAGAAATTTCCGTGGGAATCCGAATCATGAGGATTTAAAGGTAACCTCACCTCCTCCTCAACCCCAGCACCACGATGATACAACTCCCATCAGCGATCACGTTGAGCCCATGTTTGCGGGCGTAGGCAACCGCGGCGGGACTTTCGGCGCCGGGTTGCATCCAGATATTTTGAATTCCTTTCTCGACCGCCTCCCGCACCACTCGCTCCGTCACGGGTGGCGGCGTGATGATCGAAATGCTCTGCACCTCCTCCGGCAATTCCTTCACGCTCGCAAAACAGGTGACCCCTTCCACCTCTCGCTCCTTGGGATTGATCGGATACGCCTTGAGATGATGCTGAAGGTACGTCTTCAAAACGCGATTGCCGTATTTGGCAGGGTCTCTCGAGGCCCCGACCACTCCAAAGGCGGGGGATTTAAGAAATTGTTCGATCTGTTCTTCGGGGGTCATTTTTTTAGTCTCTTCTGCTCACGAACCTCTTGATACGCCTTCTCCGCCCAAACTTTCAACATCTCCGGGTCTTCCAATATTTCCTCGGGTACTTGCCAGTAGGACATCGTGACCTGCTTGCCCTTGGATTCGTACGTAAAAGGAGACGCCCCCGCCGCTTCATAGTCAGGGCGATTGGTGTCGCCCACTTTTGAAGTAAAGGGTGTCATCGACGATGATCGCAAACATTTTTCCCTGTCGGTAGATGCCGTAGCCGCCGAACATTTTTCGTGCGGTCACCTTGGCCCAAGGAGAGAGGAGGTCGATCGCATAATCACAATAGTCGCGGCTCATCTGATTTCCACTAACTTCTTTCTCCCCCGTGCTCCTTTTACAATCAACACCGCCGATTTTGGGACCGAAAAATAATCCGCTAGGGTTTCGACCACCGCCTCATTCGCCTTCCCCTCCACCGGCGCCGCGCGAACCAACACACGGTACGAACCATCCGCGCATTTCTCAACCCCTTCTTTTCTGGCATTGGGTTTGACGGTGATTGAGATTTTCATTCTGTTGTCGTCAACTTGTCTTAAGCAAATGATTGAGAAACTCTAGATCCTGAGCATCCGAGGCGGAATGACGATCCGCATAAGCGAGTTTTTTGAGATGGAGGAGGTCCTCGGCAGAAGCAACTCGCAAAGAACTTGATTTAATCTTGACCTTGGTGGCCCGTAACTCAATCTCCTTTGCCGGAAGGGGGAAGTCGAGAAGGAGGTCTACTTTAAGTCTCGTTTCCCAATCGAAAAAAAAGAGAGAGTCTGGCAAATTTGACTTCAGCCTGATTGAAGCGATTTTCTGATTGTCGATGGTTCTGAGAACCTCCCCCTGCTGATTAAATTTTGTAACCAATTCAAAGCCCTGTTTGTAGAAAACTTCCAGAAGGCTATCGACCGACAAGTTTTGAAGTGAAACCAGAAAATCAAAGTCTTTGGTGACTCGCTGAGATCCAAGAATTACCAAGGCAACACCGCCAACCAGAACCGGTTTGAACCCCCTTTTTTTGAGAGCTTGTGAGAGAGTAATGACTCTACTGAGATGATCGATTTTATCTGCCATAAATGTTCAAGTTTTTCTCAAGGCTACGAACGCCTCAAGGTATCTGAAGTTGTCTTCAATCCGACGCTCGGCATGAAAAGAGAGCGACTTGGCCCTGCCACCCAGCGAGGCGATTTTTCGCCTCTCGTGAGATGAAAGATTTCGGGCCCGCGCCCGTCCGCCACGTCGACCCAATGCCTTGGCTAGAGCTTTGGTATTCATGGTTTCCGACTCCGTCTCCAACCATTTCTTCGTCCACCCGCTGTAGGCGGGTACCCGAACTTAGTCATACAAATTATTATACTTAGCGCTAAGCATAATTACAAGGGGGTTTAAGCGGCTATTCATTCTCCCGCCGCGCTGAAACCTCACTGCCTTCCTCTGAGTAGGTTACTGTCATTATAATCGGCCGGCAGCAGACGTGACAATCCTCAACATACTCGATCGTTTCATCGGACGGTTCCGGTTCCATAATGATCGACTCACCGCAGTAAGGACACGAGACGGAGATTGATTCGTTCATCTGTCAACATTTGCCCGAAAATCAACTTTCATGTTGTTTTATTCGGGGAGAGAAAGCGGAATAAAGACATTGCCAAAAAGGCACCCACGAATTGAGCCACAATAAACCCGGGGATATCTTCGGGGCGTATTCCCGTAAATGTGTCTGTCAGACCTCTTGCCAAGGTGACTGCCGGATTCGCAAAAGAGGTGGATGAGGTAAACCAATAGGCGGCCATGATGTAGAGGCCGACCGCCGCAGGAACAGCACGAGGGTGATCCCGAGCACAACTCAAGATGGTCAAAAGCAACCCGAAGGTGGCGACAGACTCCCCAAAGATCTGGTGATACCCGTCGCGGGCATGGGTCGAGACCATTAAGATCGGCTCACCGAACATGAGATGAGCGATCCAGACCCCCCCCATAGCACCGAGCACCTGAGCCATTATGTAGTAAAGGATCTGGCCCCATGACATATCAGCTCGTCGTCCCAGAACGAGCGTGACCGCTGGGTTGAAGTGGGCCCCGGAAACATTTCCGAAAATCAGAATCAAGACAACGAGAGCCGCGCCCGTGGCAAGACTATTGGCCAACAAGGCGATCGCTACATTCCCGCCAGCGAGTCGCTCCCCCATAATTCCTGACCCGACAACGGCCGTCAGCAGCAGGGCAGTACCGATCGCCTCGGCAATCACTTTACGCAGAGTCATCATCGATCACCTTTTGATCTCTTGACTGAGAACAATGCAAGAATTTAATAAGGCGCACATCCGTAAACACAAAACCGTCCCGTTCTACGGTCTTCCCAACCTTTACCGGTATCCTCTCTTTAAAGATCGGGGCGGCGTGGACCATGGAATGGAATTCTCCATTTTCACCGCAGGGATCAATATGAGGAGGAAGAGAGGCGAGAAACTTGTGATCAAACGCGCTCCCGCAAAATTTCTTGGGGAGTTTTTTGGGATCGATACAGGTGATGACCGCCTCAAAACGATCTTCGATCATCTTCAAGGCAAGTCCCTTGGTATCCCGAAGCCAAAGCGGAAAGACTCCTTGGAGCCCGAGCTTGGCAAGGTTTTGTTCCCGATATCTCCGGAGATTTTCCAAAAAGAGATCA
It encodes:
- a CDS encoding diphthine--ammonia ligase, with protein sequence MSTSKTKALLSWSSGKDSAYTLFEVLKDGLYDVVGLVTTVTETFGRVSMHGVREEILDRQAESVGIPLHKIKIPSPCPNQLYEEKMETFLRSMKQEGVTHVIFGDLFLENLRRYREQNLAKLGLQGVFPLWLRDTKGLALKMIEDRFEAVITCIDPKKLPKKFCGSAFDHKFLASLPPHIDPCGENGEFHSMVHAAPIFKERIPVKVGKTVERDGFVFTDVRLIKFLHCSQSRDQKVIDDDSA
- a CDS encoding helix-turn-helix transcriptional regulator, translating into MTTKARKFLESKVGPLTLGKLLMSIRLGDEMSQTEFAEKLRISKSHLCDIEQDRKSISPERAARFARLLGYSEEQFVRLTLQGMLDDAKIPMTVSVKAA
- a CDS encoding type II toxin-antitoxin system mRNA interferase toxin, RelE/StbE family, producing MITQVALSRQVEKDLERVPAHIKVKLLSWVEAVENDGLEKVRKIPSYHDEPLKGSRIGQRSIRLSLSYRAIYEVRSEGPPRIIEIQEVTKHDY
- a CDS encoding CoA-binding protein, yielding MTPEEQIEQFLKSPAFGVVGASRDPAKYGNRVLKTYLQHHLKAYPINPKEREVEGVTCFASVKELPEEVQSISIITPPPVTERVVREAVEKGIQNIWMQPGAESPAAVAYARKHGLNVIADGSCIIVVLGLRRR
- a CDS encoding DUF167 domain-containing protein, whose protein sequence is MKISITVKPNARKEGVEKCADGSYRVLVRAAPVEGKANEAVVETLADYFSVPKSAVLIVKGARGRKKLVEIR
- a CDS encoding aquaporin family protein, which codes for MTLRKVIAEAIGTALLLTAVVGSGIMGERLAGGNVAIALLANSLATGAALVVLILIFGNVSGAHFNPAVTLVLGRRADMSWGQILYYIMAQVLGAMGGVWIAHLMFGEPILMVSTHARDGYHQIFGESVATFGLLLTILSCARDHPRAVPAAVGLYIMAAYWFTSSTSFANPAVTLARGLTDTFTGIRPEDIPGFIVAQFVGAFLAMSLFRFLSPNKTT
- a CDS encoding CPXCG motif-containing cysteine-rich protein: MNESISVSCPYCGESIIMEPEPSDETIEYVEDCHVCCRPIIMTVTYSEEGSEVSARRENE